From the Papaver somniferum cultivar HN1 chromosome 2, ASM357369v1, whole genome shotgun sequence genome, the window TCTGCAATGGAAAACTTGCTACTGATATTACTGGTAAGTACACTCCACTCTATCTGTCTATAATTCCTAGAATTTGTCATTCTAGATATAAATTATTTTGCCCATGTGGGTCTTAATGACACAAAGTTAGTAGCATCCTCAATTTCAGATATGCATATAGAGACTAGTTGAGAGCATAATGATATGCAGGTTTTGTCGGCAGTCACTCCGAGAATCCTCACTGTACTGGGGCTTCAGAGGAGTCCAAGTTGGGACTGCTGTAGGACTTCAGTGTCTCACATAACCAGACCAAGAAACTGCTAGATATGCATTAACTTGATTTTGTATTTTTATACTTGATGAATAGAGTTAATGATGTGATAATTTGGATATAACTGCAGCTGAAACACTTGGTTTCACAACATACCCACCAGCATATCTGAGCCCACAGGCCTCAGGGAAGAACCTACTTATTGGAGCAAATTTTGCATCTGCTGCATCTGGTTACTATGACAAAACTGCCATTCAGTCTGTAAGTGAAACTACTCATGATCTACTCTTTGAATATTTACGCGTGTTTTTCGAGTGATTTGAAAACATGTATAATCTAACAATTGTTGTTTTCTTCTATTTTTGATCACCAGAATGCAATTCCCTTGACGCAACAACTGGAATATTACAAGGAATACAAGAGTAAACTAGCCAAAGTCGCCGGGGCTGCAAAAGCAGCGACAATCATCAAGGAAGCCTTGTACATTGTTAGCGAAGGAAGTAGTGATTTTGCTCAGAATTACTATGTCAATCCTTTCCTCAACAAGCTTTACACTCCTGACCAGTATTCTACTTTCCTCGTTGGTATCTACTCAAGCTTCATTGAGGTAATGTTGATGTACCTTTATCCCTCTTGCTACTAATTCAAGTCATACCGATACCATGTTCATGTTTGTTTGGTTTTGGTCACAGAACTTATACGGGTTAGGAGCTAGAAGAATTGGGGTTACTTCATTGCCACCATTGGGTTGTCTTCCTGCAATGATTACTCTATTGGGGCATGGTGAAGAAGGGTGCGTCGCACGTCTCAACACGGATGCACAAGGCTTTAACAACAAGGTTGGTGCAGCAACAGTGCAGCTACAAAAGAAGTTTCCTGACCTCAAAATCGCCATCTTTGACATTTACACACCTTTCCTCGATCTTGTTCAATCTCCTGCCAAAAACGGATTCACGGAGGCGAAGAAAGGTTGTTGTGGAACAGGGACAGTTGAAACAACATCATTCTTGTGCAATGTTAAGTCTCCAGGAACATGCTCCAATGCCACTCAATACGTGTTCTGGGACGCTGTTCACCCATCTCAGGCAGCTAATCAGGTTCTTGCTGACGCCTTGATCCTCCAAGGCATCTCACTAATCGGATGATCCGAGTTATGAGTTCTCTGTCTTAAATTGGATTGACTCTTTTTATTTACCACTATTGCTTATTATGTACCACTGCTGTCTTTGTTATTTATCTTTCTTCGAGTTGATGTAAGTTCTCTTTACCATTCAAACTTGGTAATTTATTTGGTTTGGGATTTTTAAACTTGGTATTCATTTGGTATCAGTGCAGTATTGCTTAAGGTTAGCAGCATTCTATCCTActtaaatactttttttttggtttggatGCTTAAATGGTTCGAAAAATGCCaagggcaaaaaaaaaaaaggacccAGACAACCACAAGGCACCCTCAAATAAGCCAGGTAGCAGGTGCATTGTCTACAGCCATCCCCCATGTGGGAAGGGCCAAAGCACAAAGATGCATGCAGTGCTTCCCTTATTTTTCCGAACCATAATGGAGCAGTGTGAGAAGCCTCAACCAGAGTTAGAGAAGAGATGGCACGAAAGAAACATGAAGagaagatacaaaaccaatgcTTCAAGCCATAAGTTGATCAAGGAAGAGTGGTGGAGATAATTGGTATGAGCTAGCCTTGTTCGCTCAATCTTCGAAGCTCACTGCTCCgtgagttttcattttttttaatctaaTTTGCCATTTTCATCAAAAAAGAGTGGTGGGGATGGAAAGAAAATGTCTGTCATCTCATTCCCGTTTAAAGTTGCAATGGACTTGAACATTCATCAGGCCCATGTTTCATGAGGAGCAAGCAACCAGAAATTTTAGCCAGCTCAGATGTCCATATAGAACTGGTTGCCAGCAAAAAAGAATACTAACCAGTGGCGAAGCCTGGATTTAGTAATGCAGAGggctaatttgtttttttttttgatgcactAACAAATTCGACGATTTTTGTAgtttggatatgaaatttttacGATTCTAGACATTGCTTTTTGGCCATGGTTGAGTGGAAATATAGTGGACTAAATTCTAAATATTGACGGACTAAAGGTAAAGTATATTAAAAGTGGAGGTTTATTTTCGTATTTTAGGATTTTGGGGTGTGTTGCTGGGGCTAGGGCCAGGTCTAGCCCACCCATGATTTCACCGCTGACACTAAGGTTTAGTCTTACGCGTCTGACATTCGAAGCGTTGCCTTAACACTAAGGTTTAGTCTTATCGCTCGAATGTGAACTTGTTTGGCGCACGAAAATTTATTTTTGTGCATAATCTGGTACTttaaataaaaatcatcaaattttatgtTAGAAATTAAAATTGTTATGTTATTTGTGTCCAGACATAgttttctttaaattttaaaaTTTACCGGCTCTAATATCTTTGAACCAAGCTGTTGGACGTTTTTTTAATTCAACTTTAAATAACCATAGTGTTTGGATTCAAACCGTTTGGATTCAAACCGATGTGTCGAG encodes:
- the LOC113348068 gene encoding GDSL esterase/lipase APG-like, which encodes MKVEMGSVSENVLMKMLLLLGCVVVSVLSQESTTLVPAIITFGDSAVDVGNNDYLPTLFKANHPPYGRDFANKKPTGRFCNGKLATDITAETLGFTTYPPAYLSPQASGKNLLIGANFASAASGYYDKTAIQSNAIPLTQQLEYYKEYKSKLAKVAGAAKAATIIKEALYIVSEGSSDFAQNYYVNPFLNKLYTPDQYSTFLVGIYSSFIENLYGLGARRIGVTSLPPLGCLPAMITLLGHGEEGCVARLNTDAQGFNNKVGAATVQLQKKFPDLKIAIFDIYTPFLDLVQSPAKNGFTEAKKGCCGTGTVETTSFLCNVKSPGTCSNATQYVFWDAVHPSQAANQVLADALILQGISLIG